CAAAAATCAAAAATATCAGTTAATGGTAGAAAGGGCACTAAAGGCCCTTTCTGAATGGATTAGCAAAAATCAGGTATTATAAAGTTAAAAGTTGATAGGACCAGCGATATAGCCTTTTACTACAGGAATATTAGTATCTTTGTCTACCTCTAACCAGACGATATCTCCTTCAATCTTTACGATCTTTCCAACAATACCACCGGTGGTAAAAACTTTTTGTCCTGGTCTTAGTTCAGAAAGAAATTTTTGATGTTCTTTCATTCTTTTTTGTTGAGGTCTGATAAGAAGGAAATAGAAGATTACAAAGATGATGATAAGAGGTAGAAGGGAGATGATAAAACCTATCAACCCTCCTTGAGGGGGTTGTCCTTGAGGTGCACCCATAGCCCAAAGATTAGAAACTAAGTTTAAGTCCATAAAACTGCCTCCTTTCAGGTGGTTTTTGAATATAACTCTTTCAGTTCTTGAATTAGGTTCAGCAAGGTTTCTTGCTTGATGTTTTGTTTTATTTTTTCTATAAGTTTAGCATAATAAAATAGATTGTGAAGGGTTAATAGTTGATAGACTAAAAGTTCTTTGGTATGAAAGAGATGTCTTAAATATCCTTTAGAAAAGTTACGACAAGTATAACAACCGCAATTTGGGTCTATTGGTTCAGAGTCGGTTTTAAACCTGGAGGATTTTATAGATAAGGGCCCTTGAGAGGTAAAAAGACTTCCTCTTCTGGCATTACGGGTTGGAAGGACGCAATCAAACATGTCAACCCCTCTGGCTACTGCCTCAGCAATATCAATCGGAGTTCCTACCCCCATAAGATATCTTGGTTTATCCTTAGGCATAAAACTGGTTGAAACTTCGATCATTTCGTTTCTTAGTTCTAAAGGTTCTCCTACTGAAAGGCCTCCTATCGCATAGCCATCAAACTCAAGAGAGGTAATAAAAGAAGTGCTTTTTTGTCTAAGGTCTACAAACATACCTCCCTGAATGATACCAAAAACGGCTTGTTTGGTGTTTTTGTGTCTTTGTCTATATTTAAAAGATTCTAAGGCCCATCGGTGGGTAAGTTCAGTAAGGGCTTTAGTTTCTTCATAAGATAGCGGATAAGGAATACATGTGTCAAGGACCATCGCTATATCAGAACCAAGCTTTGTTTGAATTTCTAAAGCCTCAACCGGGGTGATAAAATGCTCTGACCCGTCGAGGTGAGATTTAAAAATAATTCCGTCTTCTTTTATCGTTCTAAACTGCGATAGACTGTATACTTGGAACCCTCCGCTATCTGTGAGGATAAGTCTTGGCCACCTCATAAATCTATGAATTCCGCCCAAATCTTTGATAACTTCAGCCCCAGGTCTTAGGTAAAGATGATAGGTGTTAGCTAAAACCACCCTGTAACCTAAAGAAGCTATATTCTCAGGAGGAACAGCTTTGATGGTAGCCTGAGTACCTACAGGCATAAAGACTGGTGTTTCAACCACCCCTCGGTGGTTGATTAACATCCCAATTCTGGCCTGGGTGGTCTGGCTTTCGTATAAAACGTGGAACTTAAACATCAAAATTAAGTGTATTTAAGAATAGTTTTTACTGCTTCGACAAAAGATTTTTTATGCCTTTTTAGGGTTTCTTCATCTACGCAAAAAGAAAGTCTTATATGGTTTGATACACCAAAACCACGCCCTGGGACAGCCAATATCAGATGTTCTTTTAGTTTTTGGCAGAAGGTAACATCATCCATCGGTACTTTAGGAAAGATAAAAAGTCCACCTTTAGGTTTAACAAACTCAAGCCCTGCCTCTTGGAGCATCTCACAGATAAGGTCTCTTCTTCTTTGATAAATATTGGTTTCTACCTTTGCAAAAGCGCACTCTGCAGCCAATCTTTGGGCTAAAGCCGGTGCGTTTACAAACCCTAAAATCCTATTGCAAAGGATTAATCCTTCTAAGATGAGTTTCTTAGATTGTATCTCAGGATGAACGGCTACAAAACCTATCCTTTCTCCTGCAAGAGAAAGTTCTTTAGAAAAGGAATAGGCAATAAGACTGTTTGGATAGTGTTTAAAAATAGAGGGTACCTGATGATTATCGAAAACTAAATTTCTGTATGGTTCGTCAGAAACTAAATATATAGGGTGTCCAAAGATTTTACTTTTTTCTGACAGAAGTTTAGCAAGACTTTTTATTTCTTCTTCGGTATAGATTTGTCCTGTGGGATTGTTAGGTGAATTTATCAGGACTATTTTGGTCTTTTCAGTAATATTTTGGTCTAAAGCTTCAAGGTTAAGGGAAAAATCCGGATAGGTAGACACAGGTTTAGGTATACCTTGATGGTTTTCTGTATAAAAGAGGTATTCTACGAAAAATGGAGAAGGGAAAATCACCTCTTCTCCTGGGTTGAGAAGAGTTTTAAAAATGATATTTAAAGCACCAGCTGCACCACAGGTCATAATTACGTCTTCGTAGGTGAGCATAACCCCTTGCTCTATACTTACCTTTTTTGCCATCATCTCTCTCACAAAAGGAAACCCAGAGTTAGGCATATAACGATGAAAGGATGGTTCATAGGTTTCTATAATCTTTTGTAAAGCTTCTTTTACCTGAGGGGGAGGAGGAAGGTCTGGATTTCCTAAAGTTAGGTCTAAAACTTGGTCCTCACCATGAGTTTTTTTAAGTTTTATACCTTCTTCAAACATTTTTCTTATCCAGGAACTTCTCTCCAGATAATCTTTGATTTGCAGTGAAATCATAGGTTTTCTCCTTG
Above is a genomic segment from Thermodesulfobacterium commune DSM 2178 containing:
- the yajC gene encoding preprotein translocase subunit YajC, whose amino-acid sequence is MDLNLVSNLWAMGAPQGQPPQGGLIGFIISLLPLIIIFVIFYFLLIRPQQKRMKEHQKFLSELRPGQKVFTTGGIVGKIVKIEGDIVWLEVDKDTNIPVVKGYIAGPINF
- a CDS encoding pyridoxal phosphate-dependent aminotransferase, which translates into the protein MISLQIKDYLERSSWIRKMFEEGIKLKKTHGEDQVLDLTLGNPDLPPPPQVKEALQKIIETYEPSFHRYMPNSGFPFVREMMAKKVSIEQGVMLTYEDVIMTCGAAGALNIIFKTLLNPGEEVIFPSPFFVEYLFYTENHQGIPKPVSTYPDFSLNLEALDQNITEKTKIVLINSPNNPTGQIYTEEEIKSLAKLLSEKSKIFGHPIYLVSDEPYRNLVFDNHQVPSIFKHYPNSLIAYSFSKELSLAGERIGFVAVHPEIQSKKLILEGLILCNRILGFVNAPALAQRLAAECAFAKVETNIYQRRRDLICEMLQEAGLEFVKPKGGLFIFPKVPMDDVTFCQKLKEHLILAVPGRGFGVSNHIRLSFCVDEETLKRHKKSFVEAVKTILKYT
- the tgt gene encoding tRNA guanosine(34) transglycosylase Tgt, coding for MLMFKFHVLYESQTTQARIGMLINHRGVVETPVFMPVGTQATIKAVPPENIASLGYRVVLANTYHLYLRPGAEVIKDLGGIHRFMRWPRLILTDSGGFQVYSLSQFRTIKEDGIIFKSHLDGSEHFITPVEALEIQTKLGSDIAMVLDTCIPYPLSYEETKALTELTHRWALESFKYRQRHKNTKQAVFGIIQGGMFVDLRQKSTSFITSLEFDGYAIGGLSVGEPLELRNEMIEVSTSFMPKDKPRYLMGVGTPIDIAEAVARGVDMFDCVLPTRNARRGSLFTSQGPLSIKSSRFKTDSEPIDPNCGCYTCRNFSKGYLRHLFHTKELLVYQLLTLHNLFYYAKLIEKIKQNIKQETLLNLIQELKELYSKTT